In the Candidatus Deferrimicrobiaceae bacterium genome, CGCAGCGCCCAGTCCATCCTGGTGGGCCCGGCCGTCGGCCGGGGATTCGCGGGCCGTTTCCTGGACTTCCCTTTGCCGTCTCCTCTCTTCCCGGCCATCCCCGCCCTCCCCTGCCGATCCGGCAATCGGCGATCCCCCGCCGCTCACTTGCCCATGGAACCCATTTTCTCCAGCAGCCGGACCATCCCGAGCGTGTCCTGGCGGCAGTATTCCAGGAGCGCTTTGCGCAATTTCCGCAGTTCCTCCGCGTCGCCGATGTCGCCCATCGTGAAATACGCCTCGGAGGCCATCTCCCCGTCGCGGATCGCCAACCCTTCGTAGGTCATGTCCGGAACCAGGACCGGGAGCACGCTCTTCAGGGAATAGGAGCCCGACATCTTCCAATGGTAGATCTCCCGCCGGCGGAACGGCTCCATCAGGTCGACCAACCCGCCGATGACGGCGGACAGGCGCTTGCGGTGCTCCGGGAGGAACTCGGCGAGGACTTTCAGCACCCCCTTCTCGAAGGCCATGTTGTAGACCAGGACGCAGGCCCCGTCGGGGATCTCTCCGAGCAGTTTCTCGGCCAGCTCCTTCCGGGGATCGGCGCCGGGCCGGGCCAGAAACTCGAAATGCTGGAGAGGCGCGCCCTCCGCATCCCGGCGATGCAGGGAGTAGAGGAACGGAACCTGCTGGTAGGGCCGGGTCCCGTCGAAAAGCGGGATCGCGGACCGGAAAGTCTCAAAATCGAGGAAGCAGACCGGGTGCCAGAGCCCTCCCAGGAACTCCCGGATCTTTTCCGGGTGGGCGTGGTCGTCCTTGCGCAGGAAATATACCACCTGCATCCGCTGCGCGGTGTTCAGGGACGCGAGCGGGACGTCGGACAGCTGGAGGATCCCGCGCCGGTACAGATCCCACTTGTCGATCCCCCGTCCCCGGAGGGTGAAGATGGAATGCTCCGGGATGTGCTGCCAGCAGTGGGCGATGAAGTCGCACTCGTGCGGATCGCTGCAGTGGGGCCCGATGTCGATGTCGGGCTCCTTCCCGCCCAGCATCCTGCGCAGAGCGGCCAGCTCCTCCGGAATGGCGTCCTGCTTCCCCCGGACCACGTCGGTCACGTTCTGGATGGCGAACAGCTCCCGCGGGGCGATCTCCCCCTTGCGGACGTAGGCGCTGTTGATGTGGACCAGGAAGGCTCGGTGAATGGGAACGCCGCATCCGGCGAGGACGTAGTATTGGATGGCGACGTCATCCCAGTTGTGTTCCTTCACGTCGGTCGCGCTTTTCACCTCGTACAGGTCGAATCCTTCCGGGGAGCGGCAAAGGATGTCCGCCTTCACGAACACGTTGTCGTGGGAAAAGGTCGCTTCGTAGAGGACCTTCGTGCCCCGGTGGATATCCTGGCGGGTCCGTGAAAGCTGCTCGTCCTTGGGGAGTCCCTCGAAGGGGATTTCAACCCCTCCGGGAAACAGCTGGCGGGCGTACACCCCGACCTCCGTGCCGGACTTCCACAGCGCCAGAAGCTCCGGGGCCGGCTCGCTGCGCAGCTCCGGGCGGTGCTTGTGCAGATAGAGGGATTTGTGGCACTGGAGTCCCCGCATGTAAAGGGACTTGCTCAAGGAGATGTTCCTGCCGGAGGCGGGCATCACGTTCCTCCCGGGGGAGCCGGGATGTCTGGCGTTCCGTCAACTCTACCTCATTCCCCGAGGGAGGTGAATATCCCCCGCGGACCAACCGCCGGCAGTTGGAAATCCTCGAGCTTCCCCTCCCCGCTTTCGGGTCTGCGGACGAATCCCCCGCTGTCGGGCGGACATCGTAATTTTCATGCATCGCAGGGACAAACCCGTTGACGAAAGGAGGTTCGATCATGGCGCGTAAGTATATCGACTGCCGCGACCACCCGGGGGATGTCAAATGCACGGTGGCGCTCTCGGCCGACTCCGAGGAAGAACTCCTCCAAGCGGTGGTGCAGCACGCAACAACCGTTCACGGCTACCCGGACACGAAGGAGTTCCGGGAGAAGATTCGCAAAGGGTTCAAAGTGGGGAGCCCGCCCGCCTGAAGCTGGGCAAACGGTCTGTCCAACCATGCACACCAGGGGGGGCAACGGAATACCCGCCCGGTCTTGGGCGTCCCCCCCTGCCCTTTTTCCTTCCCCGTCTTCTCCTGTCGCGGCTTGCGAGGCGGAGACGAGGAGATCGGCCCGCAGGTTGACATCGAACGGATATCAGCATATAGGGTCCCTATACGGTCCGTCGCTCCCGTAATCCAACCCGTTCAGCCCGACGGCGTTCGGCAACCCTCAGGCAAACGTCAGCCTTCCGACGCAAGGGGGGCCGGGATGATCCTCCTCTTTTCCGGAACGGATTCCACTTCCCTTCATCCATCGGATTTGTGTCAGTTCCGGCCCCCTTGAGTTCCTTTTACGCATCGGTTCAAGGGGAAGGAAGCTAATCGGGTGTGCCGGAAAAGAGAGGGGACAAATGCCTAAATACGTTGTCTTGATGAAACTGACGGAGCAGGGAAGCAAAGATTTCCGAAATGCGCCGGACCGGATCGAAAGCTCCTCCAAGTTACTCCAGAAACTGGGCGGCAAGCTGATCGGCATTTATCTGGTGATGGGGGAATACGACTACGTCGGAATCGGCGAGTGCCCGAGCGATGAAGTGGCGACCGCCTTCGCTTTGGCGTTAAGTTCCGCGGGAAACGTAAAAACGACCACGCTGAAAGCGTTTTCCAAGGAGGAAATTCCCGGCATCCTCAAGATACTGCCAAAATCGTGACAGGAACAAAGAAATCGGGAAGGACGGAGCCTTTGGCTCCGTCCTTCGCCGAGGGATGAATCCGCCTACTCCTTGACGCCCGAGAGCGTCCTGACCTTTTCCTTGCTGTATCCGAGCTTCTGAAAGTCGATCAGCCCGTCCGGTGCGTGGCACGACTTGCACCCGAGGGCCTGCTCCTTGGGGGCAACCTGGTGGTTGAGGGAGAAGACCATCGTCTCCCGGACCGGTTTCCAGTTTCCGCTGTATTCCGTCTTCGAGTCCTCCGCGCCCTTCCTGGCCGCCGCGGCCGGATCGCCGGTGATCGCGTAGACGCCGGACTTGATGTAGACGGCCTTGCCGGAAACCGCGTCCCCGATGACGGTGTAGTCCGTCCGTTTCCAGGGGAAGATCTTCGACATGCCGTCCGTAAGCGATCCCACGGGCTCCGGCGGCACCGTCATCTTCCGGTTCCACCAGTGGTACTCCGGTTTCAGATTGGCGCCCATGATGTTCGTGGGACCGTACAGGCCGGTCTTCTCGTTGAGTTTCGGTTTCGTCCAATCACGCTCGACCACCGTGGGCATCTTCGGATCCCGGGCGATCGCCGGGATGTGGCAAGACTGGCAGGCGACCTTCGCCAGGTGGCGCCCGAGGACCTGCGCCTTCTCCCCCTTGTGCGGCTTCTCATGGCAGTTCTCGCAGGCGACCCTGACCTCGAGGAGCTCCTGTGCCTTGATGTCCCCGCCGCCCGGAATCTTGTGGTTCTTCGCGACGTGGCACTCCACGCACTGGATCCCTTTGGCCAGGTGGACGTCGCTGTCCCTGGTGGGTATCACGCCGTGCTTGTGGTTCGGCCCTCCCCCGGTCCCGGCGTGGCACCGAAGGCACATCTCGCTCGTGGGCCTGCCGACCGACTGCGCCGCCTTGAGGACATCGATCGCGGGATCGGGCGCGAGGCGGAACCTATCCCCTTCCATGACCACCGTGCGCATGTACCCGGGAGCGTGACAGATGAGGCAGTCGATGTTCTGGTAGTCGGCCTCGACCAGGTTTCCGACCGGATTGGGTTTGGCGCCGAGTCCCGCATGACATTGAGCGCAACCGCCCGGCTGCGCCGGCTTGGAGGCATCACTGGGCTTGAGGATCCCGATCCAGTTGTGCCCCGCCACCGTGTTGGGCGGCGCTCAATAGCTGTGCAGCATCCCGGCGGGCTTGCCGGGTTCCCACCCCTCGAGAAACCGGGGAATTCCCATCTGCTGGTAATGAAGGCTCTCCGCTACCTCCTTCGCCGCTCCCTCGTGGCACGCGGCGGAGACGCAGCTTGCCGTGCCTTCGTACTTGATGACATGCTTGGCGTGAGACGGTTCCTGGGCATACGCCGCGGTCGCAAAAAGCGCCACGGCGGCCAGCATGCCCAGGATCATCGGACCCGTTTTCATGTCGGTCCTCCTTTTCGGGATATGCGCCAGTATATCATTACATATTGACACATAGAACCAATAACAACGCCGAACGGAATCGGTTCGACAGGGAAAACCTGCGCGGGGCAAAAGGAGAAATAACCGAGGGGCTACGGTGGCCCGCAACCCGCCGATACTATTCGCAATTGTGGTCAGGGAGGACCTGGCGGCCATCGGGAGACATGCACATTCTCCTTTCGATGCGCAATACGCTGCCAATACGCCGCGCGCGCAGCCGACGCCGGCCGAGGATGCCCGGTCGCCGCCCCGGGGAGGACGATTCAGGAGAAGCCTTTGCTCCCGGTTGCGCCCGTTACCCTTGCCTACCGGCTGTATTCGATTTTCGAGAAAATGAAGAGTCGAAACGTTGGAACGGGTGAGGGCGGATTTTCATGCAGGCATCCGGTCGATTCTACGGCCTGGCGATCGACCAGGCCGCGATCGTCATCCCGTCCCAGATGGCGCCCGACCGGATCCGCGCCTCGACTTCGGCGGGCGCCAGCCGGAGGAGCTCGAACTCCTCGGTTTCGTCCGGCGTCCCCCCGACGAACGCAAGATCCCTCGCGACGTAGACGCGGCACATCTCGTCGGTGACCCCGTTGTAAGGATTGAACTCCCCCGCCAGAAGCAGGCTCTCCGCGGAATAGCCGGCTTCCTCCCTGAGCTCCTGCCTCGCCGTTTCCTCGTAGGTCGCGCCGTCCTTCACGCTCCCGCAGGGAAATTCCGCGCTCTCCCTGCCCAGCAGGTATCGGTGCTGGTTCACCAGCAGCAGGGTGCCGTCCCCCAGGATCGGGACGACCATGGAAGATCCGTTCGTATGGACGTAGTGGTACTCCCCGGGCTTTCCCGACGGCAGCTCGAAGGCGTCCCGCTTGTACGTCCAGTACGGATTCCGGAATACGATCGCCTCCGAGAGCTTCTTCCAGGGCTTGAGCGGCATTCGACGGGATCCTCCAAGGAAATTCGGCTATGAGCGTAAAGGGCCGGAACGACCTTCCCGAATTTACCGAAGCGCGAGGAGGTCCTCTTCCCCGCTGACACGGGTATGCGTGTAAAAATTGTACCCCCTGGAGCGACACCGGGAATCGTTCCCGACACCCAACGTTCGACGGGATTTTCGGTGATCGCAGAAAACGGCGATCAGGACGCTTTTTTCACTTCGATAGCAAGCTTGAACCCCAGCGCATCCAATAAATTTCCCAGGCTGCGTAGCTCAGGGTTCCCTTTTTCGGAAAGCATACGATAGAGATTTTCTCGATTCAGGCGGGTTTTCCGGGCCAGCTTCGACATTCCGCCGCCGAGGGCCTCCGCAACATCCTTGAGCGCCAATAGAAATACCTCGGACTCCCCTTCTTCCAAGGCAGCGTTGAGGTATTCCGCAGCTTCCTTCGGATCCCTCAGGGACCGGATCAACTCCTCCTTGTAACTTTTACTCTTTGGCATGATCTCCACTCCTGTAGTCGGCCCAGAATTCCATAGCCTTTTTGATATCTTTTCCCTGGCTGCCCTTCACCCCTCCCGATAAAAGGAGAACGACCTTTGTCCCAACCTTTCCCAAATACACACGGAACCCGGGTCCATAGTCGATACGTAGTCCAGTCGGAAAAAGGCGCCTTCCCACGCTTGTTTATATAGATTCGTATTTCCCATGGCATAGGATCCACCAGGTTAGTGTGGCTTATAAGCGACATGGTGTCAAGATAAAACTGATCCGCACCAACACGAACCCGCCATGCCTAGTGTACCGTCTCCTCCATCGAATCGCCGCGAATGGAATCCACATCGAAACAATTACCATGACCCGGTCATCGCATGACAGGTCCTGGCGGGAAACCCGTTTCCTGGAATCGCGATTCGCGCATAAGACCGGTCATGAGCAACCGGCGCGTAGAGGATGGGTATCTGCCGAATCCTCTCGACCACACGAACGGCATGGCACGCAGGTCGGACAGCCTGTTCCGCCGCAACGGCATGAACACCAGGACCGTATGCACCGATCAGCAGGCAACGATCACCTTGTTCGACAACGAGGACGGCAAGCGCCCCTCCGTTGACAAGGTGATCGACACCCTCGCCGTCGTCGGGAAATCGTTCCACCGGGAATTCGGGACGGATTATTTCTACAAGATGGCGGTGTATTACGACGGCCGGGAATGGATCGAAACGCTGGCCGGGAACTGCAGGGATTCCTTTATAGACAACACCGTTTCCCACTGTTTTTGCAAGGTTAATTTCGAATAGACCATCCTGGCCGCACTCATCCGACGGCCCATTCTCCCAAGGGAAACTTCTTGCCGTGACCGGCGGCGTCAACCGTGTTTGTCCCTCCGGGATCAACCGGCAGGGGATCCCTTACCGGTTCAACGCCTCCATCGCCTGCTCGTGGTAGCGCGTCC is a window encoding:
- a CDS encoding DUF2779 domain-containing protein translates to MPASGRNISLSKSLYMRGLQCHKSLYLHKHRPELRSEPAPELLALWKSGTEVGVYARQLFPGGVEIPFEGLPKDEQLSRTRQDIHRGTKVLYEATFSHDNVFVKADILCRSPEGFDLYEVKSATDVKEHNWDDVAIQYYVLAGCGVPIHRAFLVHINSAYVRKGEIAPRELFAIQNVTDVVRGKQDAIPEELAALRRMLGGKEPDIDIGPHCSDPHECDFIAHCWQHIPEHSIFTLRGRGIDKWDLYRRGILQLSDVPLASLNTAQRMQVVYFLRKDDHAHPEKIREFLGGLWHPVCFLDFETFRSAIPLFDGTRPYQQVPFLYSLHRRDAEGAPLQHFEFLARPGADPRKELAEKLLGEIPDGACVLVYNMAFEKGVLKVLAEFLPEHRKRLSAVIGGLVDLMEPFRRREIYHWKMSGSYSLKSVLPVLVPDMTYEGLAIRDGEMASEAYFTMGDIGDAEELRKLRKALLEYCRQDTLGMVRLLEKMGSMGK
- a CDS encoding DUF1059 domain-containing protein, translating into MARKYIDCRDHPGDVKCTVALSADSEEELLQAVVQHATTVHGYPDTKEFREKIRKGFKVGSPPA
- a CDS encoding GYD domain-containing protein, with protein sequence MKLTEQGSKDFRNAPDRIESSSKLLQKLGGKLIGIYLVMGEYDYVGIGECPSDEVATAFALALSSAGNVKTTTLKAFSKEEIPGILKILPKS
- a CDS encoding NUDIX hydrolase, with amino-acid sequence MPLKPWKKLSEAIVFRNPYWTYKRDAFELPSGKPGEYHYVHTNGSSMVVPILGDGTLLLVNQHRYLLGRESAEFPCGSVKDGATYEETARQELREEAGYSAESLLLAGEFNPYNGVTDEMCRVYVARDLAFVGGTPDETEEFELLRLAPAEVEARIRSGAIWDGMTIAAWSIARP
- a CDS encoding addiction module antidote protein, with the protein product MIRSLRDPKEAAEYLNAALEEGESEVFLLALKDVAEALGGGMSKLARKTRLNRENLYRMLSEKGNPELRSLGNLLDALGFKLAIEVKKAS